A genomic region of Acidobacteriota bacterium contains the following coding sequences:
- a CDS encoding acetyltransferase — MYKTLSQRVLWLGVLSFSAGLLITQSLNFSSRAAGSSFTDPTAQVSSNAKLGDEVYVGPFATLLTDAGHTISVGAESDIQDNVTLDASKGDIHMGDMVILAHGAAVKGDAELGEHGQCPKGEAHCASFVGFNAEVDGAMIEMDSMVGHLARVAPGLTIKSGLKVLPGKNVTTQTEADDPSLGKVAAVVDADRDFMHGVIEVNVAFADTYSHLKAGEITGINTDPDTPFNPGKQVPSLNGTPTQDGNFRNRIIGAVLLSNTLSQLDDAMGSRDSLRADEGSPFILGPISFMGSGVTFHALEHTALQISGNGRFESGCLVHGGPNAYSSNTTVAGFGFRLGAKSVFFNSRIGALGRIGFKSAVLASDLGTAQNTRIGDCQIINNGQKAGVVEWCY; from the coding sequence ACTTTAGCTCTCGTGCGGCTGGCAGTTCCTTTACCGATCCGACCGCGCAAGTCAGTTCCAACGCCAAGCTCGGCGACGAAGTGTATGTCGGCCCCTTTGCGACGCTTCTGACCGACGCGGGACACACCATCAGCGTCGGCGCTGAATCGGACATTCAGGACAACGTCACACTCGATGCCTCCAAAGGCGATATCCACATGGGTGATATGGTGATTCTGGCGCACGGCGCTGCGGTCAAAGGCGATGCCGAACTCGGCGAACATGGCCAATGTCCCAAAGGCGAAGCGCACTGCGCCAGTTTCGTCGGATTCAATGCCGAAGTGGACGGCGCGATGATTGAAATGGATTCCATGGTCGGTCACCTGGCTCGGGTTGCGCCGGGCCTCACGATCAAATCCGGGTTGAAGGTTCTGCCCGGAAAAAACGTCACCACGCAAACGGAGGCCGATGATCCGTCCTTAGGAAAGGTCGCCGCCGTCGTTGACGCCGATCGCGATTTCATGCACGGGGTGATCGAAGTCAACGTGGCATTTGCCGATACTTATTCGCACCTCAAGGCGGGGGAAATCACCGGCATCAACACGGACCCGGACACGCCGTTCAATCCCGGCAAACAGGTTCCCTCGCTCAATGGCACGCCGACCCAGGACGGCAATTTCCGCAACCGGATCATCGGCGCAGTGTTGTTGTCCAACACGCTCAGTCAATTGGACGATGCCATGGGATCGCGTGACAGTTTGCGCGCCGACGAAGGTTCGCCCTTCATTCTGGGGCCGATTTCCTTTATGGGATCGGGCGTCACTTTTCACGCGCTGGAACATACGGCGCTTCAAATCAGCGGCAACGGGCGATTTGAATCCGGCTGCCTTGTTCACGGCGGACCGAATGCCTACAGCAGCAACACCACCGTCGCCGGATTCGGATTCCGTTTGGGCGCGAAGTCCGTGTTTTTTAACTCGCGCATTGGCGCGCTGGGCCGAATCGGCTTCAAATCCGCCGTGCTTGCTTCTGATTTGGGCACTGCGCAGAACACACGAATCGGCGATTGCCAGATCATCAACAACGGCCAGAAAGCCGGCGTTGTCGAATGGTGTTACTGA